One window of the Rhodothermales bacterium genome contains the following:
- a CDS encoding trypsin-like peptidase domain-containing protein, with product MSPRTDFRRPLFYSSLVIVGLLIGVLGTLWRTYPEYTVPDRSMVETIRFGSGAAFPPVVLPETLATRGYVDALTLNEAFKTVSGFVTPSVVFVEVETAGRSFFRRNRGLAQSAGSGVIISEAGHVVTNYHVIEGAAEIRVTLSDKREYPATVLGEDPNTDLAVLKLENDAPVPAIDFGDSDALQVGEWVLAVGNPFRLTSTVTAGIVSALGRSVNIIEDSFGIESFIQTDAAINPGNSGGALVNLRGELVGIATAIATESGSYEGYGFAVPMRLVERVVRDLIEFGEVQRGYLGVDIWPVDAQRAAGLGLTTVQGVLLNNVFAGLAADQAGLRSGDVLLSVEGRPIYEPNELQSIIALYRPGEQLGVEVWRDGGRRFFAVELLGRDNPTTQRWFAQLDQSDEVQPEAEPEAESSPHGEIVEVPEWGIGLFEMTDRFQRLFDLEQGAYVAYVENGGPASIAGLPRNTVIVSVDGASVTSAEDVELALEAGDGAPLLEVVRRSGERAFFELRRP from the coding sequence ATGTCTCCACGGACCGACTTCAGACGACCGCTTTTCTATTCCAGCCTGGTCATTGTCGGCCTGCTGATCGGAGTACTCGGGACCCTGTGGCGCACCTATCCGGAGTACACCGTGCCCGACCGTTCCATGGTGGAGACGATACGATTTGGCTCCGGGGCGGCATTTCCGCCCGTAGTGCTACCGGAAACCCTGGCGACGCGCGGCTACGTGGATGCGCTGACACTGAATGAGGCCTTCAAGACCGTGTCCGGTTTCGTCACGCCCAGCGTGGTCTTCGTGGAGGTCGAGACCGCGGGAAGGTCGTTTTTCCGCAGGAATAGAGGTTTGGCCCAGTCAGCGGGCAGCGGCGTGATCATCAGCGAGGCGGGGCACGTGGTTACCAACTATCACGTCATCGAGGGCGCCGCCGAGATCCGCGTGACGCTCAGTGATAAGCGTGAGTATCCGGCGACCGTTCTAGGCGAAGACCCGAATACCGATCTGGCCGTGCTCAAGCTCGAAAATGATGCGCCCGTACCTGCCATCGATTTCGGCGACTCCGACGCGCTTCAGGTGGGCGAATGGGTTCTTGCCGTGGGCAATCCGTTCCGTCTGACATCGACCGTCACTGCCGGCATCGTCTCGGCGCTCGGGCGCTCGGTTAACATCATTGAGGACTCGTTCGGAATCGAGTCCTTCATCCAGACGGATGCGGCAATCAACCCGGGCAATTCGGGCGGTGCCCTGGTCAATCTGCGCGGTGAGTTAGTCGGAATTGCCACGGCCATTGCCACCGAGAGTGGCAGCTACGAAGGGTATGGGTTCGCGGTGCCGATGCGCCTGGTCGAGCGAGTGGTGCGCGACCTAATTGAGTTCGGGGAGGTCCAGCGGGGCTACCTGGGCGTCGACATCTGGCCGGTCGATGCGCAACGGGCGGCCGGTCTGGGCCTCACAACCGTGCAGGGCGTCCTGCTCAACAATGTATTTGCCGGCCTTGCCGCCGATCAGGCCGGTCTGCGCTCGGGCGATGTGCTCTTGAGCGTGGAAGGACGACCCATCTACGAGCCCAACGAGCTTCAGTCGATTATTGCCCTCTACAGGCCAGGCGAGCAGCTTGGCGTTGAGGTCTGGCGAGACGGCGGTCGGCGCTTTTTTGCCGTTGAGTTGCTCGGCCGCGACAATCCGACGACCCAGCGCTGGTTTGCCCAGCTGGATCAGAGTGACGAGGTGCAGCCAGAGGCCGAGCCCGAGGCCGAGAGTTCACCGCACGGGGAAATCGTGGAAGTGCCGGAGTGGGGCATCGGACTGTTCGAAATGACCGACCGCTTCCAGCGCCTGTTTGACCTCGAGCAGGGTGCGTATGTCGCCTACGTGGAGAACGGGGGCCCGGCGTCCATTGCCGGCTTGCCCCGCAACACGGTCATCGTCTCGGTTGACGGGGCTTCGGTGACCTCGGCCGAGGACGTGGAGCTAGCCCTGGAAGCCGGGGACGGTGCGCCGCTTCTGGAAGTGGTGCGACGGAGCGGAGAGCGGGCGTTTTTCGAGTTGCGTCGGCCGTAG
- a CDS encoding 1-acyl-sn-glycerol-3-phosphate acyltransferase, producing MVHFKPESDRARYRAWRQERACRKFCRILGIELVSVGGARPSGSTVVVANHLGLADPWILAAVLPVAFAAKAEMAGWPVMGWICRTVGIIFVERDRRLAAARFVEELREAGKSGVSVLVFPEGTTGDGRTIRTFKTAGFAAVAGLEDGSVLPVYHNAVRINGAPTTIDDREIMGWTPEQPMMESVFGWLRQKSITVEVRIGEPIACAGMDRKELAALAEQAVRELAGDLVEG from the coding sequence TTGGTGCATTTCAAGCCGGAGTCGGACCGCGCGCGGTACCGGGCCTGGCGACAGGAGCGGGCGTGCAGAAAGTTCTGCCGCATTCTGGGAATCGAGCTGGTATCGGTAGGCGGAGCACGTCCCTCCGGGTCGACGGTAGTCGTGGCGAATCACCTCGGACTGGCTGACCCCTGGATCCTTGCGGCCGTGCTCCCGGTAGCATTTGCCGCCAAGGCCGAGATGGCCGGGTGGCCCGTGATGGGGTGGATCTGCCGCACGGTCGGGATCATATTTGTGGAGCGGGACCGTCGCCTGGCGGCGGCGAGGTTTGTAGAGGAGTTGCGGGAGGCCGGCAAATCCGGCGTATCGGTGCTGGTGTTTCCCGAGGGTACCACCGGAGACGGGCGCACCATTCGTACGTTCAAGACCGCCGGGTTCGCAGCGGTCGCTGGTTTGGAGGACGGCTCGGTGCTGCCGGTCTACCACAACGCCGTGCGCATCAACGGCGCCCCAACAACAATTGATGACCGGGAGATCATGGGCTGGACTCCCGAGCAGCCCATGATGGAGAGCGTTTTCGGTTGGCTCCGTCAGAAGTCGATCACCGTCGAGGTTCGCATCGGGGAGCCCATCGCCTGTGCGGGCATGGACCGGAAGGAGTTGGCCGCACTAGCGGAGCAGGCCGTGCGGGAGCTTGCCGGCGATCTGGTTGAGGGTTAG
- a CDS encoding S8 family serine peptidase yields MLRLCALLLAVSVAALAAWHPAQAQHRILVKFYASPTVDRAVNDYRPASFGEAPAAKAPSPWTGLAEVDATLRDLQATTKRALIPRLAQDHIARKLPARKTDPHASTWTLTEFQFPEHASIDVILARLNALPQVAYAEPRQTYRALPYAHAPAQTPTPKNAGAHHSGLPHPAEAATPDDPRFGAQYAQHNTGQTGGTADSDTDALEAWDIKTGSHDVVVAVIDSGIDYLHPDLAANIWTNPGEIPANGIDDDQNGYVDDVHGYDFFHGDSDPMDDQFHGTHVAGTVGAVGNNGIGVTGMAWQVKLIAVKFLGPGGSGSAAEEAVAYGLVTGAPISNNSWGGGGQSEAMGDLLQLAQDSGHLFVAAAGNDATEDEHFPAAQAVAMAVSSTTHDDLVSDFSTHGTWVEISAPGSAILSTFPAESYSRLSGTSMASPQVAGAAALLKAEHPDWTADQIRARLKDTADPIDHLNPGYEGKLGSGRLNVHQALLPATPRLQITSVRVDDDQFGLSSGNLDGAAGPGETIELWVRLSNVGAQSATAVSARLSANAAQVQTGSATYGDIPFLTSGAASGEPFRLFVPSSATPGQAVDLTIDVTDGDGNSWTLSYALPVAEATSITGVVTERGTGRPIPNARVSFDGSRADFALTDHDGAYEISGLLSGDITLTASATGFSPSAPEGLHLTAPAVQDFQLGAPELRIAPPAAAELAWGEQATVNLTIENAGTDDLRADLIELPAGSTLPVPTVKVAVVRSASIAGGGPTWTALEAVGRPVAVSIDAAALSGTVSAGVLNALAPDVLFIGPPEPGDALTAEEIAVVRAFVEAGGGLVAAGALDSDLAPAQTEVLAELLGFEPTLEYILESEPSRFSHGPGGGLGRRISFPYAPAAQARTRPFDASWTDAVVTADLAGQTDDGGGVIATHGRRVFFSHAAANSSREADRQLVYNAILHAAFDVPWLGVQEGNFTITMGESATAPVMLNAGLLGPGAIGSAALLVDSNDPPQQLLPIQLSASAAAQLAFSVSADLRAGESASQIQIIVLNLGTEPAPTTSLEVTTNSTYVGFSVQNAGIPVLQPGESFTAQASAAVAADTPDGTPVLMSLEAAASAGMTWTGQSRLTVSRTSTVSGTVVSGTGAIANEPVSWTGTAAEGQTTSGADGSFTAELPDGDYLIWAGGSAYAESVRRPISVPPDTAGLRFSLTRPGLEISPTAITSEIALHDTETQALTLSGTGDAAVSVHLDWVPGGLNSRYGDFLFDPPPAPDPVAGPDTDWIWGRLLLLKEDDPLGNPFTEALLDAHGVPYDVMPAAAMGSLDLSPYDKIILVSNQPTEFASGLETHRQWLEDWVSAGGFLQLHLAFNNHFEPLVGGLRKVQQFVFGDGAILDAAHPTYSEPWAIQSVGDDSFPFADTWFTEVPAGADTLLVGATEGQPVTVEFPFGDGAILATGQLVEDDLLYFENMLLYRLGRPRWADLSGRRAARIESGESAAALVATSGRMPGDDQEALLRVRSTDPTQRSILVPVALTALDVGLPVVRSVTVLDDDGALDAGQEADLLLELYNSGTADYEALSVDVAATGLSVISVSPAMLAVPAQGSADLTVRVAADASTADGTEAELIVSVTDAGGRTLELQAAVVVQNDNEAPPQTQDLTLVRAYRTGAVLRFTEPTDDATGGTVDSLEFRYFETPIDNFDFATPLATVPGAAGGQERLVALDLPEGFSNYVAFRAYDDAGNASGISNSVWVETQSVLTVDVVGAYQGSDGLVGAGETIYLTAEVSSAGGSVVDAVTAQVTGGYSDGGVYVAYSGFVGQVGPDPTTVWPQFTVGSETPVGTELAIRLWFLGDDGYPIDVHDYPVTVRAGDDTPPFISDNRFLARTYALGDAVTVSGNVYEPGPVATVGALVMENGEEIARVPMSRGEDGRWAGSWTTDRVGDFEVAYEASDSAGNTGTAEGGAYQGFTTRGFTPAARNLIVVDAVNGYGDEAGRRVASVAETAGLSVDTWRSYVHGRDLSGNVLSAYDGSIIYLAPQGSFSTLTNFLPEETRISLAGHMTQGGSVLLAAAGIPAALPADWLLEWFGASAVGEGAGTASGVADDVVGAELTISTTGDAVAGGDATVMSWENGSAAAVRYDSGTHRSVLAGFHPADATDGEAGALLRAAVTWMSGDPTDDVPPSAVASLRAARVADDIELTWFAPGDDGTSGRAMGYQLRYAAEPPGQDWAGWWEAATPVDLPRPSAAFTEETFVISALADGQNWFFLLRAEDDGRNLSPFSNLARIAPGHPSSVGVDEGRELPERVTLDALYPNPAATSARIGFGLPEPVDVRMEVFDLLGRRVALVSEEPRGAGWFEQVLQVRTLAAGVYVVRLRAGTEVRTRQLVVVR; encoded by the coding sequence ATGCTGCGTCTCTGCGCGTTGCTTCTCGCCGTTTCTGTCGCCGCACTCGCCGCGTGGCACCCCGCTCAGGCACAGCACCGGATCCTGGTCAAGTTCTACGCCAGTCCGACGGTTGATAGAGCGGTAAATGACTATCGGCCCGCGTCATTTGGCGAAGCACCTGCGGCAAAAGCACCGTCGCCATGGACAGGATTGGCAGAGGTAGACGCTACCCTCAGAGACCTGCAGGCGACGACAAAACGCGCCCTTATCCCCCGCCTGGCGCAAGACCACATCGCCCGAAAACTCCCGGCACGCAAGACCGACCCGCACGCCTCGACCTGGACCCTAACCGAGTTCCAGTTCCCCGAGCACGCCAGCATTGACGTCATTCTCGCCCGCCTCAACGCCCTCCCCCAAGTAGCCTACGCCGAACCCCGCCAAACCTACCGAGCTCTTCCATACGCCCACGCCCCAGCACAGACCCCAACTCCAAAAAACGCGGGAGCACACCATTCAGGGCTACCACACCCAGCGGAGGCGGCCACCCCGGACGATCCGCGTTTCGGAGCCCAATACGCCCAGCACAACACCGGCCAAACCGGCGGCACCGCCGACTCCGACACCGATGCCCTCGAGGCCTGGGACATCAAGACCGGCAGCCACGATGTGGTCGTTGCGGTCATCGACTCCGGCATCGATTACCTCCACCCGGATCTGGCTGCCAACATCTGGACGAATCCCGGCGAGATTCCGGCCAACGGCATCGACGACGACCAGAACGGCTACGTCGATGATGTGCACGGCTATGATTTCTTCCACGGCGACTCGGACCCGATGGACGATCAGTTTCACGGCACGCATGTCGCCGGCACGGTCGGGGCGGTCGGCAACAACGGTATCGGTGTCACGGGCATGGCGTGGCAGGTCAAATTGATCGCCGTCAAGTTTCTCGGGCCGGGCGGATCGGGCAGTGCGGCGGAAGAGGCGGTCGCCTATGGGCTGGTCACCGGGGCGCCCATTTCGAACAATAGTTGGGGCGGCGGCGGGCAGTCGGAGGCGATGGGCGATCTCCTGCAGCTGGCCCAGGATTCCGGTCACCTGTTTGTCGCCGCCGCGGGCAATGACGCGACGGAAGATGAGCATTTTCCTGCGGCGCAAGCGGTTGCGATGGCAGTCTCGAGCACCACCCATGACGACCTCGTTTCCGACTTCTCGACGCATGGCACCTGGGTAGAAATCTCTGCTCCCGGCTCGGCCATTCTGAGCACGTTCCCGGCGGAATCGTACAGTAGGCTCAGCGGGACATCGATGGCCTCGCCGCAGGTGGCGGGCGCCGCGGCACTCCTGAAAGCGGAGCACCCGGATTGGACCGCCGACCAGATTCGTGCCCGCCTCAAGGACACCGCAGACCCGATCGACCACCTGAATCCCGGCTACGAGGGCAAATTGGGCAGCGGACGGCTGAATGTGCATCAGGCCCTGCTTCCGGCCACCCCAAGACTCCAGATCACGAGCGTGCGTGTGGACGATGATCAATTTGGACTCAGTTCGGGCAACCTGGACGGCGCCGCGGGACCCGGCGAGACCATAGAGCTTTGGGTACGTCTCTCGAATGTGGGGGCTCAGTCCGCTACGGCCGTTTCCGCGAGATTGTCCGCGAACGCGGCCCAGGTGCAGACCGGATCCGCGACCTACGGGGATATTCCCTTCCTGACATCCGGCGCCGCCAGCGGCGAACCGTTCCGGCTCTTTGTGCCCTCCAGCGCGACTCCCGGTCAGGCCGTGGATCTCACGATTGACGTCACGGACGGAGACGGGAACAGCTGGACGCTTTCGTACGCGTTGCCGGTGGCCGAGGCCACGTCCATTACCGGCGTGGTCACGGAGCGGGGAACCGGCAGGCCGATCCCCAATGCGCGGGTCAGCTTTGACGGTTCACGGGCAGACTTCGCCCTGACCGATCACGATGGTGCGTACGAAATCTCTGGTTTGCTGAGCGGCGATATCACATTGACTGCGTCGGCAACCGGTTTTTCGCCTTCCGCACCGGAAGGTCTGCATTTGACTGCGCCGGCCGTGCAGGATTTTCAGCTAGGAGCACCAGAATTGCGAATTGCCCCGCCAGCTGCGGCCGAATTGGCCTGGGGTGAACAAGCCACGGTCAATCTGACCATCGAGAACGCCGGCACGGACGATCTACGAGCCGACCTGATCGAATTGCCGGCGGGCTCGACCCTACCCGTCCCCACGGTGAAGGTGGCCGTGGTTCGTAGTGCGTCGATCGCCGGTGGCGGCCCGACCTGGACCGCCCTTGAGGCAGTAGGCAGGCCGGTGGCCGTCTCCATTGATGCGGCTGCACTGAGCGGCACCGTGAGCGCGGGCGTGCTCAACGCCCTGGCGCCGGACGTGCTGTTCATCGGCCCTCCGGAGCCGGGCGATGCGCTCACTGCCGAGGAGATCGCCGTGGTGCGCGCGTTCGTCGAGGCAGGCGGCGGCCTGGTTGCGGCCGGTGCACTGGACTCCGACCTGGCGCCCGCCCAGACGGAAGTGCTGGCAGAACTCCTGGGTTTCGAGCCGACGCTCGAGTACATCCTGGAAAGTGAGCCGTCCCGATTCTCGCATGGGCCGGGTGGCGGTCTCGGCAGGCGCATTTCGTTTCCATACGCCCCGGCCGCGCAGGCGCGGACGCGTCCATTCGATGCGTCCTGGACGGACGCCGTCGTCACAGCCGATCTGGCCGGCCAAACCGATGACGGCGGCGGCGTGATCGCAACCCATGGCAGGCGGGTGTTCTTCTCCCACGCTGCCGCGAATTCGTCCCGCGAGGCAGATCGGCAGCTTGTCTACAACGCGATACTGCACGCCGCTTTTGACGTGCCGTGGCTCGGTGTTCAGGAGGGCAACTTCACCATAACGATGGGAGAATCGGCCACGGCACCAGTGATGCTAAACGCCGGCCTTCTGGGGCCGGGCGCAATCGGGTCAGCGGCACTGCTCGTAGACTCAAACGATCCGCCGCAGCAACTGCTGCCGATTCAGCTCAGTGCGAGTGCCGCAGCACAACTCGCCTTCAGTGTGAGCGCCGACCTGCGCGCGGGGGAATCCGCATCCCAGATTCAGATAATCGTGTTGAATCTGGGTACGGAGCCCGCGCCCACGACGTCCCTGGAGGTCACGACAAACAGCACATATGTCGGGTTTTCCGTTCAGAACGCCGGTATTCCGGTACTTCAACCAGGCGAATCGTTTACGGCGCAGGCAAGTGCGGCCGTTGCTGCAGACACACCGGATGGCACTCCGGTATTGATGAGTCTGGAGGCAGCGGCCTCGGCGGGCATGACCTGGACCGGGCAATCGCGCCTTACAGTCTCGCGAACCAGCACCGTAAGTGGGACCGTTGTGTCAGGCACGGGTGCCATCGCCAACGAACCGGTATCATGGACCGGCACCGCGGCCGAAGGTCAAACCACCTCGGGTGCGGACGGATCGTTCACGGCGGAATTGCCTGACGGGGACTACCTCATCTGGGCCGGCGGCTCGGCCTACGCCGAATCGGTCAGGCGCCCGATCAGCGTGCCACCCGACACCGCGGGACTGCGCTTCAGCCTCACTCGACCCGGCCTTGAGATCTCACCGACGGCAATCACCAGCGAGATCGCACTCCATGACACCGAGACCCAGGCCCTGACACTTTCCGGCACGGGCGACGCAGCAGTCAGCGTGCACCTGGACTGGGTGCCCGGTGGGCTGAACTCGCGGTACGGCGACTTTTTGTTCGATCCACCCCCCGCGCCAGACCCGGTTGCAGGCCCCGACACCGATTGGATCTGGGGGCGCCTTTTGCTGCTAAAGGAGGATGACCCACTCGGCAATCCGTTCACCGAGGCGCTGCTGGACGCCCACGGAGTGCCCTATGACGTGATGCCTGCGGCGGCAATGGGCAGCCTGGACCTCAGCCCCTATGACAAGATTATCCTGGTTTCAAACCAGCCCACCGAGTTTGCCAGTGGGCTGGAGACGCATCGGCAGTGGCTGGAGGACTGGGTCAGCGCCGGCGGTTTTCTCCAACTCCACCTGGCGTTCAACAACCATTTCGAGCCACTCGTCGGGGGCCTGCGCAAGGTGCAGCAGTTTGTGTTCGGAGACGGGGCGATTCTCGACGCGGCACATCCCACGTACTCCGAACCCTGGGCGATTCAATCGGTCGGTGACGACAGTTTCCCGTTCGCCGATACCTGGTTTACCGAGGTGCCGGCGGGGGCCGATACGCTACTGGTCGGGGCGACCGAGGGACAACCGGTGACGGTCGAATTCCCCTTTGGAGACGGCGCCATCCTGGCGACAGGACAGTTGGTCGAGGATGATCTGCTCTACTTCGAGAATATGCTGCTTTACCGCCTGGGTCGGCCGCGATGGGCGGATCTGTCGGGGCGCCGGGCAGCGCGTATCGAGTCGGGCGAAAGTGCGGCGGCGCTTGTAGCTACCTCCGGTCGTATGCCGGGGGACGATCAGGAGGCCCTGCTCCGCGTGCGGTCCACGGATCCGACGCAGCGCTCGATCCTGGTGCCGGTGGCGCTCACCGCGCTGGATGTCGGCTTGCCCGTCGTGCGATCAGTCACCGTGCTTGATGACGACGGTGCGCTTGATGCCGGGCAGGAGGCGGACCTGCTCCTGGAACTCTACAACAGCGGCACGGCAGACTACGAGGCGCTGAGCGTGGATGTCGCTGCCACGGGCTTGTCCGTGATTTCGGTCAGTCCGGCCATGCTGGCTGTACCGGCGCAGGGAAGTGCCGATCTGACCGTCCGAGTTGCGGCGGACGCGTCGACGGCAGATGGCACAGAGGCGGAGCTGATAGTGTCGGTCACCGACGCGGGCGGTCGCACGCTGGAGCTGCAGGCCGCGGTTGTCGTGCAGAATGACAACGAGGCGCCGCCGCAAACGCAGGATCTGACGCTGGTAAGGGCCTATCGAACCGGGGCCGTGCTTCGATTTACCGAACCCACGGACGATGCAACCGGCGGAACGGTCGACAGCCTGGAATTTCGATACTTCGAAACGCCCATCGACAATTTTGACTTTGCCACGCCGCTCGCCACGGTGCCCGGCGCGGCGGGCGGGCAGGAGCGACTGGTAGCACTCGATCTGCCGGAGGGCTTCAGCAATTATGTCGCCTTTCGGGCCTACGACGACGCTGGAAATGCCTCCGGTATTTCGAATTCTGTCTGGGTCGAAACGCAATCGGTACTGACGGTCGATGTGGTCGGTGCCTATCAGGGGTCGGACGGCCTGGTAGGGGCCGGAGAAACGATCTACCTGACGGCGGAGGTGTCGAGCGCGGGCGGATCGGTGGTGGATGCCGTCACCGCGCAGGTTACCGGAGGCTATTCGGATGGCGGCGTTTATGTCGCGTATTCCGGGTTTGTCGGCCAGGTTGGGCCAGACCCGACCACCGTGTGGCCGCAATTCACGGTCGGATCCGAGACACCGGTCGGTACCGAGTTGGCCATTCGCCTGTGGTTTTTGGGGGACGACGGCTACCCGATCGACGTGCACGACTACCCGGTCACGGTCAGAGCAGGGGACGATACGCCCCCCTTCATTTCTGACAATAGATTCCTGGCGCGCACCTATGCTCTTGGCGACGCGGTCACCGTTTCAGGCAATGTCTACGAGCCCGGACCGGTCGCCACAGTCGGCGCCCTCGTGATGGAGAACGGCGAGGAAATCGCTCGCGTGCCCATGAGCCGGGGCGAAGACGGGCGATGGGCCGGCAGTTGGACCACGGACCGTGTAGGAGACTTTGAGGTTGCCTACGAAGCGAGCGACTCGGCAGGAAACACGGGAACGGCCGAGGGCGGCGCGTATCAGGGTTTCACCACGCGAGGGTTCACGCCCGCCGCTCGCAATCTCATCGTCGTCGACGCTGTCAACGGCTATGGAGATGAGGCCGGACGGCGCGTGGCGTCGGTCGCCGAAACCGCCGGTCTCAGTGTCGATACGTGGCGTTCCTACGTGCACGGCCGCGATTTGTCGGGCAATGTGCTATCTGCCTACGACGGATCGATCATTTACCTCGCCCCGCAGGGTAGCTTCTCGACGCTGACGAACTTCCTGCCGGAAGAGACCCGCATTTCGCTGGCAGGCCACATGACCCAGGGCGGCTCTGTGCTGCTTGCAGCCGCGGGCATACCTGCCGCGCTACCGGCGGATTGGTTGCTGGAGTGGTTCGGCGCGTCCGCGGTGGGTGAGGGCGCCGGTACCGCCTCCGGCGTCGCCGACGATGTCGTGGGTGCCGAGTTGACCATCTCGACGACCGGAGACGCGGTGGCTGGCGGAGACGCTACGGTCATGAGTTGGGAGAATGGGTCTGCCGCTGCGGTCCGCTACGACAGCGGAACACACCGCTCTGTGCTGGCGGGATTTCACCCCGCGGATGCCACTGATGGGGAAGCCGGTGCACTCCTGCGCGCTGCCGTGACCTGGATGAGCGGCGACCCGACGGACGACGTGCCGCCGTCGGCTGTTGCCTCGCTGCGGGCGGCCCGTGTTGCAGACGACATCGAGCTTACGTGGTTCGCCCCCGGAGACGACGGCACGAGCGGACGGGCGATGGGCTACCAGCTGCGATATGCCGCGGAGCCTCCGGGCCAGGACTGGGCCGGGTGGTGGGAAGCCGCAACCCCGGTTGATTTGCCGCGCCCATCGGCTGCGTTCACCGAAGAAACCTTCGTCATATCCGCTTTGGCGGACGGTCAAAACTGGTTTTTCCTGCTTCGGGCCGAGGATGACGGGCGCAATCTGAGCCCCTTCAGCAACCTGGCGCGCATAGCGCCGGGGCATCCGTCTTCCGTGGGCGTGGATGAAGGCCGTGAATTGCCTGAGCGTGTTACGCTAGACGCTCTCTATCCAAATCCGGCCGCGACATCGGCGCGCATCGGCTTTGGCTTGCCCGAGCCGGTGGACGTGCGCATGGAAGTCTTTGACCTGCTCGGTCGGCGCGTAGCGTTGGTCTCGGAGGAGCCGCGCGGCGCGGGGTGGTTTGAGCAGGTCCTGCAGGTGAGGACGCTGGCAGCCGGCGTGTACGTGGTCCGGTTGCGAGCCGGTACCGAGGTGCGTACCCGGCAGTTGGTGGTGGTTCGATAG
- a CDS encoding amidohydrolase has protein sequence MRACILAAAVLMSACSQPADTLYTNAVIWTGTGAEASALAVTGDRISWVGDADGAPAAGEIVDLNGAFVIPGFIDNHVHLLMGGMQLASVDLRDADSPEEFARRIGEFAAGLEPGRWILGGSWDHERWGGKLPGADWIDAATPNNPVFVQRLDAHMAVANSLALELAGLTAETPDVEGGEIVRLANGSPAGVLKDEAMNLVFSVIPDPSPQEFREALDRAQAHAFSLGVTQVHDVGTYGGFQDLEVYRAAHAESALSLRIYSIVAISGWERIARLVEKEGTGDSVLRWGGVKGFVDGSLGSTTAWFYDPYLDTPQTTGLTVTPLGELATDIAGADSAGLQLAIHAIGDRANDWLLDVFAGLPFRDRLPPRIEHAQHLSDAAIARFAELGVVPSMQPYHAVDDGRWAENRIGRERAERTYAFRSLLDAGAPLTFGSDWTVAPLNPLLGIHAAVTRATIDGANPDGWIPSQKIAVEDALRAYTVANAEAGGQADQLGTLQEGKLADFVVLGEDIRSIPAELIKDVGVLRTVIGGVEVFSLPEEAHAL, from the coding sequence ATGCGCGCCTGCATTCTCGCGGCAGCTGTCCTGATGAGCGCCTGCTCCCAGCCCGCCGACACGCTCTACACCAACGCCGTCATTTGGACCGGGACCGGGGCCGAAGCGTCGGCCCTGGCGGTGACTGGTGACCGGATTTCCTGGGTGGGCGATGCGGATGGTGCCCCGGCCGCAGGCGAAATCGTCGATTTGAACGGCGCATTCGTTATTCCCGGGTTCATCGACAATCACGTGCATCTGCTCATGGGCGGCATGCAGCTGGCGTCGGTCGATCTGCGCGATGCGGATTCGCCCGAAGAATTTGCCCGTCGAATCGGTGAGTTCGCCGCCGGATTGGAGCCCGGGCGCTGGATTCTGGGCGGATCGTGGGATCACGAACGATGGGGGGGTAAATTGCCCGGGGCCGATTGGATCGATGCCGCGACACCGAACAATCCGGTGTTCGTGCAGCGGTTGGATGCGCACATGGCGGTGGCGAATTCGCTGGCGCTGGAGCTTGCCGGTTTGACGGCTGAGACCCCGGATGTCGAAGGCGGGGAAATCGTGCGATTGGCGAACGGATCACCCGCCGGCGTGCTGAAGGACGAGGCCATGAACCTGGTGTTTTCGGTCATCCCCGATCCGTCGCCCCAGGAGTTTCGCGAGGCGCTGGATCGCGCTCAGGCGCATGCGTTTTCTCTTGGCGTGACACAGGTGCACGACGTAGGCACATATGGAGGCTTTCAGGATCTTGAGGTGTATCGAGCGGCCCACGCGGAAAGTGCCCTTTCGCTACGGATCTACAGCATCGTGGCCATTTCGGGCTGGGAGCGCATCGCTCGCCTGGTGGAGAAAGAGGGCACGGGTGATTCGGTACTGCGGTGGGGAGGTGTGAAAGGATTTGTGGACGGATCGCTGGGGTCGACCACCGCCTGGTTCTACGACCCCTACCTGGACACGCCGCAAACAACCGGATTAACGGTAACGCCGCTGGGCGAATTGGCCACAGACATCGCCGGGGCGGACTCGGCGGGATTGCAGCTGGCCATTCACGCGATCGGGGATCGGGCAAATGACTGGTTGCTCGATGTGTTCGCTGGGCTTCCGTTCCGGGACCGATTGCCCCCGCGTATCGAGCACGCACAGCATCTGTCAGACGCGGCAATCGCCCGGTTCGCCGAGCTCGGCGTGGTGCCGTCCATGCAGCCGTATCACGCAGTGGATGATGGGCGATGGGCTGAAAACCGCATCGGCCGGGAGCGCGCCGAACGCACCTACGCGTTCCGGTCCCTGCTGGATGCGGGCGCGCCGCTCACCTTCGGATCTGATTGGACGGTTGCGCCGCTCAACCCGCTGCTCGGCATCCACGCTGCCGTGACGCGAGCCACCATCGACGGCGCAAATCCGGACGGCTGGATCCCGTCCCAAAAGATTGCAGTAGAGGATGCCTTGAGGGCATACACGGTGGCGAATGCCGAGGCCGGCGGGCAAGCCGATCAGCTCGGCACGCTGCAGGAAGGCAAGTTGGCAGATTTTGTCGTGCTCGGCGAAGACATCCGGAGCATCCCGGCGGAGCTCATCAAGGATGTCGGCGTGCTCCGCACTGTGATCGGCGGCGTGGAAGTCTTTTCGTTGCCGGAAGAAGCCCACGCATTGTAG